One stretch of Armigeres subalbatus isolate Guangzhou_Male chromosome 2, GZ_Asu_2, whole genome shotgun sequence DNA includes these proteins:
- the LOC134208773 gene encoding vacuolar protein sorting-associated protein VTA1 homolog, producing the protein MASNLPEVPASLKAIGHYLKTAQEHDSRDPIVSYWCRLYALQLGMKINSQGTEERKFLIYVMDWLETTKKTNADNDCINHEVAAQAYLENYALKLFLYADKQDRAGNFGKNVVKAFYTAGMLYDVMQTFGELTEEVTQNRKYAKWKASYIHNCLKNGETPVPGPMKTDEDTELDNELNALEPGPSGATDEPPAGPSNVQPQAPYPSMGFQSWPQPGQQPPAYIPSGPPSGPTNFVTNDPFSNVKAPTPPSEPEKPPGGFQAYTGPAATSGDAPTPVLNATGVQLTADQLTKAQKYCKWAGSALNYEDVKTAIDNLQKALRLLQTGQDS; encoded by the coding sequence ATGGCCTCTAATCTGCCGGAAGTTCCCGCATCGTTGAAGGCCATCGGACATTATCTGAAAACGGCTCAAGAGCACGACAGCCGCGATCCCATCGTCAGCTACTGGTGCAGGCTGTACGCTTTGCAGCTGGGAATGAAAATCAATAGCCAGGGAACCGAAGAGAGGAAGTTTCTGATCTATGTCATGGATTGGTTGGAAACTACGAAGAAAACGAACGCTGACAACGATTGCATTAATCACGAAGTAGCCGCGCAAGCATATCTGGAAAATTATGCGCTGAAGTTATTTTTATATGCTGATAAACAGGATCGGGCtggaaattttggaaagaatgTTGTGAAGGCTTTCTATACCGCTGGGATGCTGTATGATGTGATGCAAACATTCGGAGAGCTGACGGAAGAAGTCACTCAGAATAGAAAGTATGCCAAATGGAAGGCATCTTATATCCACAATTGTTTGAAGAACGGTGAAACACCGGTTCCCGGACCAATGAAAACCGACGAAGACACTGAATTGGATAATGAATTGAACGCTTTGGAACCAGGGCCATCTGGGGCAACAGATGAACCACCGGCTGGTCCGAGCAATGTACAGCCACAGGCGCCCTACCCGTCGATGGGATTTCAAAGCTGGCCGCAACCAGGGCAACAGCCCCCGGCATATATTCCATCCGGTCCACCATCAGGACCGACCAATTTTGTCACCAACGACCCATTCAGCAATGTGAAAGCACCAACACCACCAAGTGAACCGGAAAAGCCCCCGGGTGGATTCCAGGCATACACAGGCCCTGCAGCAACCAGTGGAGATGCTCCGACACCGGTGTTGAATGCTACCGGAGTCCAACTTACTGCCGATCAGTTGACCAAGGCCCAGAAGTATTGCAAGTGGGCCGGAAGTGCCCTTAATTATGAGGATGTTAAAACAGCAATTGATAACCTACAGAAAGCGCTGCGGTTGTTGCAAACCGGCCAGGATAGTTAA